A region of Haladaptatus caseinilyticus DNA encodes the following proteins:
- a CDS encoding ABC transporter permease → MSVLGTLDAALTYILSHSDTFLSLLREHLALVLISVALAIVVAIPLGILATRNKHAKRVVMSVGNVAQTVPTLAIIALVFPLLGLGFLPSLVGLFTYALLPILTNTVTGLEDVDESTVAAARGMGMTENQILRKIKVPLALPVIFAGIRTSAVLNVGTAYLAFFIGGGGLGVWVITGISLFDTPQLLAGAIPGALIAIGLDLLFAFIERRLGTDTVQAQTISTG, encoded by the coding sequence ATGAGCGTTCTCGGAACACTCGATGCAGCGCTCACGTACATCCTCTCGCATTCCGATACGTTTCTCTCGTTGTTGCGGGAGCATCTCGCGCTCGTCCTCATATCGGTAGCCCTCGCCATCGTCGTCGCCATCCCATTAGGCATCCTCGCGACTCGAAACAAACACGCGAAACGTGTAGTGATGAGTGTCGGAAACGTTGCACAGACGGTACCGACACTCGCGATCATCGCTCTGGTATTCCCGCTGCTCGGCCTTGGGTTCCTCCCGTCGCTCGTCGGTCTGTTCACCTACGCGTTGTTGCCGATTCTCACGAACACTGTCACCGGTCTCGAAGACGTCGATGAGAGTACGGTCGCGGCGGCCCGTGGTATGGGAATGACCGAGAATCAGATTTTGCGAAAAATCAAGGTACCGCTCGCTCTGCCCGTTATCTTCGCCGGGATTCGGACGAGTGCGGTTCTCAACGTTGGAACCGCCTACCTCGCATTCTTCATCGGCGGTGGCGGACTCGGTGTTTGGGTGATCACCGGCATCTCCCTCTTCGATACGCCACAACTCCTTGCCGGGGCGATTCCGGGCGCGCTGATCGCAATCGGACTGGACCTACTCTTTGCCTTTATCGAACGACGACTTGGGACCGATACGGTCCAAGCACAGACGATCTCGACCGGATAG
- a CDS encoding DUF7344 domain-containing protein yields MFSAVGTSQRRSILATLNDEDAAMSEQELALRLAEGDQKVPETDVTPEIQTIHTNLNHAQLPLLEDNGFIEWNQEEGTVTTTDHRAFEDPQFERFLEIEHDEVDDALAGLANKHRRLLLAILRDTQESMSKTALAQKIHQRDNEGSKSTQTATKELVVMLSHVHLPLLSDAEIVEYNEATGHAVYTEHSGLEELITHFHRPYTRIVTKLDQFLGGLLTTYTKASNQTADPFDWPTSWRDSTHG; encoded by the coding sequence ATGTTCTCCGCAGTAGGAACGAGTCAACGGCGGTCAATCCTTGCAACCCTGAATGATGAGGACGCGGCGATGTCCGAGCAAGAACTCGCACTCAGGCTTGCAGAAGGTGATCAAAAAGTTCCAGAAACAGATGTTACCCCCGAAATACAAACCATCCATACGAATCTCAACCACGCCCAACTACCACTGTTAGAAGACAACGGCTTCATCGAATGGAACCAAGAGGAAGGAACCGTAACCACGACGGATCATCGTGCGTTCGAAGACCCACAGTTCGAGCGATTCCTCGAAATAGAGCACGACGAGGTAGACGATGCGTTGGCTGGGCTGGCAAACAAACATCGACGGCTTCTCCTCGCGATCCTTCGAGACACCCAGGAATCGATGTCGAAGACAGCACTGGCTCAAAAAATCCATCAACGAGACAACGAAGGGTCAAAATCTACTCAAACAGCGACCAAGGAGCTCGTTGTGATGTTGTCTCACGTTCACCTCCCCCTGCTGAGTGATGCCGAAATTGTCGAATACAACGAAGCCACGGGGCACGCAGTATACACCGAACATTCAGGGCTTGAAGAGCTAATCACACATTTTCACCGACCGTATACCCGAATCGTCACGAAGTTAGATCAGTTCTTAGGAGGATTGCTAACGACATATACAAAGGCGAGCAATCAGACAGCTGATCCCTTTGACTGGCCAACGTCTTGGAGAGATTCCACCCATGGCTAA
- a CDS encoding PQQ-dependent sugar dehydrogenase, protein MKRRGFLETVFGGVTAGIIGSKQSVAATAQIRPDNTSGTDGRNVNDRIKPISVSLKTLASGMQAPIDVAFAPDADRRYIADQDGRIYVHESNGLRDKLFLDLRDAIEFEGEKGLLGIALHPDFAKNRRLFVRYSAPRRPGTPADYSHTFVLASFTANPDGTQALRDSERPVLEIPEPASNHNGGCIRFGPDGYLYVAVGDGGGSGGGIGVQSTGQNVTEDLLGSILRIDVDGRDTSTEYTIPEDNPLVGTSGRDEYYAWGFRNPWRMSFDGSDLFVGDVGESQYEEVDLVVNGGNYGWKIKEGTDCLEDGCSDTVPTNVRGDEHLIDPIIEYPHFGRDVSGVSVIGGYVYRGSDFPLLNGTYIFGDYLANGRLFAATRSEDGGMWPTELVEVADEDKSKLDLILSFGRDNDGEVYVLAIGTDGGGFHRLTPP, encoded by the coding sequence ATGAAACGGCGGGGGTTCCTTGAAACCGTGTTTGGAGGTGTCACGGCGGGAATTATTGGAAGCAAGCAATCCGTCGCTGCCACAGCCCAAATCCGTCCGGATAACACAAGCGGCACTGACGGAAGAAACGTAAACGACCGGATCAAGCCTATTTCGGTCAGTCTCAAAACGCTCGCGAGCGGGATGCAAGCTCCGATAGATGTCGCTTTTGCGCCGGATGCTGATCGGCGATATATCGCTGATCAGGATGGACGAATCTATGTACACGAATCGAACGGACTCCGCGACAAGCTGTTTCTTGACTTGCGAGACGCGATCGAGTTCGAGGGTGAAAAGGGACTCCTCGGTATCGCACTTCACCCTGACTTCGCGAAGAACCGTCGGTTGTTTGTCCGGTACAGCGCACCACGACGACCAGGAACTCCGGCCGACTATAGTCACACATTCGTTCTTGCTTCGTTCACGGCAAACCCCGATGGCACGCAAGCCCTCCGTGACTCTGAACGCCCAGTTCTGGAAATTCCTGAACCAGCGAGCAATCATAACGGGGGTTGTATTCGATTCGGACCGGACGGCTATCTGTACGTGGCGGTCGGTGACGGTGGAGGTAGCGGTGGGGGTATCGGCGTTCAGAGTACAGGTCAAAATGTGACTGAGGATCTTCTTGGGAGTATCCTTCGTATCGACGTCGATGGTCGAGATACGTCGACGGAATATACGATTCCCGAAGATAATCCATTGGTCGGCACAAGCGGTCGTGATGAGTACTATGCGTGGGGATTTCGAAATCCGTGGCGAATGTCGTTCGATGGGTCCGACCTCTTTGTCGGAGATGTCGGAGAAAGTCAATACGAGGAGGTAGACTTGGTCGTAAACGGTGGCAATTACGGTTGGAAGATCAAGGAGGGTACGGACTGCCTTGAAGACGGCTGCTCAGATACCGTACCCACAAATGTTCGAGGTGACGAACACCTCATCGACCCGATCATAGAGTATCCGCATTTTGGTAGGGATGTTAGCGGAGTTTCGGTTATTGGTGGCTACGTGTATCGTGGGTCGGACTTTCCGCTGTTGAATGGGACATATATCTTTGGTGACTATCTGGCGAACGGCCGGTTGTTCGCCGCGACGCGTTCCGAAGATGGCGGTATGTGGCCAACAGAATTGGTTGAAGTAGCTGACGAAGATAAAAGCAAGCTGGATCTCATCCTGTCATTTGGCCGTGACAACGATGGCGAAGTATACGTCCTTGCCATCGGAACCGACGGTGGTGGGTTCCATCGGTTGACCCCTCCCTGA
- a CDS encoding cytochrome P450, translating into MASSDQDGVIQDPLHQPQPEELSTDKAQLRRPSWYAEMRQEQPVRYDEERNRWDVFRYEDVNAILRDHETYTTTFGNTTEGKSMFTEDPPEHGRLRNFASNWFSPRTLREKRPRFEEIADELIDEIEPGNVDIISEFAHPYPVTIIAESLGLPIEDYEQFIEWSDASLRVPPRTDDDEMATPEEQETAIREMSQYFSELVHERADGDGSDLITIAATNDDLSHKEKVTFCHGILVAGNVTTINLITNALWCFEEFDLIDDIRSGAIDRKQAIEEVLRYRSPAQSLVRRTTQPVEIGGKEIRKGELVTAWTGSANHDPATFDAPEEFRPERKPNRHISFGGGIHICLGAPLARLEADIALERLLDRFEVVEPDLSDLSPQATPFGLQSLPCYLEK; encoded by the coding sequence ATGGCATCCTCAGACCAAGACGGTGTGATTCAGGATCCATTGCACCAGCCGCAGCCTGAAGAATTGTCCACAGATAAGGCACAGCTCCGTAGACCGAGTTGGTACGCCGAGATGCGTCAAGAACAACCCGTGCGATACGATGAGGAGCGTAATCGGTGGGACGTATTCCGTTATGAAGACGTCAATGCCATCCTTCGCGATCACGAAACGTATACCACTACTTTTGGCAATACCACCGAAGGGAAGTCGATGTTTACGGAGGATCCACCCGAACACGGACGCCTCCGTAATTTCGCGAGTAATTGGTTCTCTCCGCGCACGTTGAGAGAAAAACGGCCACGTTTCGAAGAGATCGCTGACGAGCTTATCGATGAGATCGAGCCGGGGAACGTCGATATCATCTCGGAGTTCGCACATCCGTATCCAGTCACTATTATTGCGGAGTCGCTAGGGCTTCCGATCGAAGACTACGAACAGTTCATCGAATGGTCCGACGCGTCCTTACGTGTGCCCCCTCGAACTGATGACGATGAGATGGCAACCCCCGAAGAGCAGGAAACGGCGATTCGGGAGATGAGTCAATATTTCTCAGAACTAGTTCATGAACGCGCCGACGGGGATGGCAGCGACCTGATTACGATTGCCGCGACAAACGACGACTTGAGTCACAAAGAGAAGGTTACTTTCTGCCACGGAATCCTCGTCGCGGGGAACGTCACGACGATCAACCTCATCACGAACGCCCTCTGGTGTTTCGAAGAATTCGATCTAATCGACGATATCCGTTCGGGGGCAATCGATCGAAAGCAAGCGATCGAGGAGGTCCTTCGCTACCGGTCTCCCGCGCAGTCTCTAGTACGAAGAACGACGCAACCCGTGGAAATCGGCGGCAAGGAGATTCGAAAAGGCGAGTTGGTTACTGCGTGGACCGGATCTGCAAACCACGACCCAGCAACGTTTGATGCTCCTGAGGAGTTCCGTCCCGAGCGAAAACCGAATCGTCATATTTCGTTCGGGGGAGGCATTCACATCTGCTTAGGGGCACCCCTCGCTCGATTAGAAGCGGATATCGCTCTTGAGAGGCTTCTCGATCGATTCGAAGTCGTCGAACCAGATCTCTCTGATCTGTCTCCTCAAGCGACTCCATTCGGTCTCCAATCCCTCCCCTGCTATCTAGAGAAATAG
- a CDS encoding TetR/AcrR family transcriptional regulator: MTSDSSGREWSKSEERIMESTHRALLRYGYAQLSISRIASELDQSKASLYYHYDSKEDLLLSFLEYVTDQLESNIYTDNDEPPSQELERFIETLLPLQLDDDESQLRAAMVELRAQAVKDEEFREQFTEIDDRIVDHLEKIIDRGIDEGEFRNVDATRIAEHIFATINGVMYNRATTNRENASAAVRVSLSSYVNKELYR, from the coding sequence ATGACATCGGATTCATCTGGAAGAGAGTGGAGCAAATCCGAAGAACGGATTATGGAATCAACGCATCGTGCACTACTCCGATATGGGTATGCACAACTCTCTATTTCGCGGATAGCCTCCGAATTGGACCAATCGAAAGCCTCCCTGTATTATCATTATGACTCGAAAGAGGACCTCTTACTATCATTTCTGGAGTACGTAACCGATCAATTAGAATCGAATATCTATACGGATAATGACGAACCTCCAAGTCAGGAACTTGAACGATTCATAGAGACGCTTCTTCCGTTACAACTTGACGATGATGAGAGCCAACTACGAGCTGCAATGGTCGAACTCCGTGCACAGGCAGTAAAAGACGAGGAGTTCCGTGAACAGTTTACGGAGATCGATGACCGAATCGTAGACCACCTCGAAAAGATCATTGATCGAGGGATTGACGAAGGCGAATTTCGAAACGTCGATGCCACACGAATTGCGGAACACATCTTTGCAACGATCAATGGGGTAATGTACAACCGAGCAACGACCAATCGAGAAAACGCATCCGCAGCAGTTCGCGTCTCGCTGTCATCATATGTCAACAAAGAGCTATATCGTTGA
- a CDS encoding M48 family metallopeptidase, with protein sequence MIAAIVGLFLVTGGFLMGVWAVFYGILVLLDMASAMQIAFGITVMTLLTIGYLEYTHLETIERLADAQPVDRETAPELYKTATRVAAQLDIPVPTIAISERTAPEALAVGFRPENIHLVLSLGAINTLSKQEEMEAVIAHELAHVKNRDAMVITVVSLPIVLADGLRSRILTDGLNTRFGQLKDMGWGAIITIPLAFLSNIVWTVGRAIMARFSRTRELAADRSAVEVTGSPIALASALKRLDQEISETPERDLREVSGVSSLSILPLEPRELEKVMLGPEGDIEPSYWWLRKRLHRFRRWLFTTHPPTEERLEMLAQIERNQ encoded by the coding sequence ATGATCGCCGCCATCGTTGGACTGTTCCTCGTCACAGGTGGATTCCTCATGGGAGTTTGGGCGGTCTTCTACGGCATCCTCGTTTTGTTGGACATGGCGTCTGCCATGCAGATAGCGTTCGGTATTACTGTTATGACGCTGTTGACAATTGGCTATCTCGAGTACACACATCTCGAGACAATCGAGCGGCTTGCAGATGCCCAACCAGTAGATCGAGAAACGGCACCGGAATTATACAAAACGGCAACACGGGTCGCTGCTCAACTCGATATTCCTGTGCCGACAATCGCTATCTCAGAGCGTACTGCTCCCGAGGCACTAGCCGTCGGCTTCCGACCGGAAAATATCCATTTAGTACTTTCACTTGGAGCCATCAATACACTAAGCAAACAAGAGGAGATGGAGGCAGTAATTGCACATGAACTTGCTCATGTGAAAAACCGGGATGCAATGGTCATAACGGTCGTGTCGCTCCCTATTGTTCTCGCTGATGGATTGCGATCGCGAATCCTTACTGACGGTCTGAATACACGATTTGGGCAGCTAAAGGACATGGGATGGGGCGCAATCATAACGATCCCTCTTGCATTTCTGTCGAATATTGTCTGGACGGTTGGAAGAGCAATCATGGCTCGTTTTTCCAGAACCAGAGAGCTAGCGGCAGATCGGTCAGCTGTCGAGGTGACTGGATCTCCGATTGCCTTAGCCAGTGCACTCAAGCGACTCGATCAGGAAATCAGTGAAACGCCTGAGCGCGATCTCCGAGAAGTTTCAGGTGTTTCGTCGTTGTCGATTCTCCCACTCGAACCGAGAGAATTGGAAAAAGTAATGCTCGGGCCGGAGGGTGACATCGAACCGTCGTATTGGTGGCTCCGAAAACGCCTCCATCGGTTCCGTCGCTGGCTCTTTACAACTCACCCACCAACTGAAGAACGTCTCGAAATGCTCGCCCAAATCGAACGCAACCAATAG
- a CDS encoding metal ABC transporter permease has translation MIDLGEMLSYRFMRLALVAGLCVGLVAPLVGSFLVHRGMALIGDTLAHSAFAGVAVGLFLGSLNVVVSPYLTALVVSVVAALAIQALAEHTDAYGDVSMAIVLSAGFALGSVLISVSDGGIAVGIDQYLFGSLATVTFKNVQVMVALSALVVGVVSVTRRQLFAVTFDETAARVSGIPVRRYNRLLVVLTSLVVVAAMQIMGVILVAAMLVVPVAAAAQVAQSFRQSIVLGVIIGEIAVIIGITLSYAYGLAAGGTIVLVAIFVFVLMVLIFR, from the coding sequence ATGATTGATCTTGGGGAGATGCTGAGCTATCGGTTCATGCGCCTTGCGCTTGTGGCCGGACTTTGTGTCGGTCTTGTTGCACCTCTCGTGGGCTCATTTCTCGTCCACAGGGGAATGGCCCTCATCGGCGACACGTTGGCTCACTCGGCCTTTGCAGGAGTTGCGGTTGGGCTGTTCCTTGGAAGCCTGAACGTCGTTGTGTCACCGTATCTTACCGCGCTGGTAGTCTCGGTGGTTGCGGCATTGGCAATTCAAGCGCTCGCGGAGCACACCGACGCGTACGGTGACGTATCGATGGCAATTGTGCTATCGGCTGGATTCGCCCTCGGAAGCGTCCTGATCAGTGTATCTGACGGTGGTATCGCGGTGGGTATCGACCAGTATCTGTTTGGCAGTTTGGCGACAGTCACGTTCAAAAACGTCCAGGTGATGGTTGCGCTGTCGGCGTTGGTGGTCGGTGTCGTCAGCGTGACGCGGCGACAACTGTTCGCCGTCACGTTCGACGAGACGGCGGCCCGTGTGTCCGGAATTCCGGTACGACGGTACAATCGATTGCTCGTCGTGTTGACCTCGTTGGTCGTCGTCGCGGCCATGCAGATAATGGGTGTCATCCTCGTTGCGGCGATGCTGGTCGTTCCCGTTGCTGCCGCGGCGCAGGTCGCACAGAGTTTCCGCCAGTCGATTGTCCTAGGCGTAATCATCGGCGAAATCGCCGTTATCATTGGAATCACGCTCTCGTATGCCTACGGACTGGCTGCTGGCGGAACGATCGTGCTGGTCGCAATTTTCGTGTTCGTGTTGATGGTTCTCATCTTTCGGTGA
- a CDS encoding metal ABC transporter ATP-binding protein, whose product MTAIEIEEMSFGYGDRPVLSNVSLVVENGEFLGLVGPNGSGKSTLLELVLGLYEPDEGSVRLFGQPPQEGRKDGRVGYVAQDVAAVSGMPVTVREIVAAGRSSHLGFGFAGEKDRRAIEHALEIVGIANLADRRVGRLSGGQQQRTFIARAVAADAEILVLDEPTVGVDAESRKEFYALLHDLNEDGLTVILVEHDIGVVTEHADKVACLNRMLYFHGNTDEFEASDVLTDAYGANQRRLHHDHD is encoded by the coding sequence ATGACGGCCATCGAAATCGAAGAGATGTCGTTCGGATACGGTGATCGCCCCGTGCTTTCGAACGTTTCGTTAGTGGTTGAAAACGGCGAGTTTCTCGGACTCGTTGGACCGAACGGATCGGGAAAGAGCACGTTGTTGGAACTCGTCCTCGGCCTATACGAACCAGACGAGGGGTCGGTTCGTCTGTTTGGCCAGCCGCCTCAAGAGGGACGAAAGGATGGACGGGTCGGCTACGTCGCGCAGGACGTGGCGGCGGTTTCGGGAATGCCGGTGACGGTTAGAGAGATCGTCGCCGCAGGTCGGAGTTCTCACCTCGGGTTCGGTTTCGCTGGGGAGAAAGATCGAAGAGCCATCGAACACGCCTTGGAAATTGTTGGAATCGCCAACCTCGCGGATCGTCGGGTCGGCCGACTCTCCGGCGGCCAGCAACAGCGTACATTCATTGCTCGCGCGGTGGCTGCCGACGCAGAGATTCTTGTGTTGGACGAACCAACCGTCGGTGTCGATGCCGAATCTCGCAAGGAGTTTTACGCCCTTCTGCACGACCTGAACGAGGACGGCTTGACAGTCATTCTCGTGGAGCACGACATTGGCGTCGTCACCGAACACGCGGACAAAGTTGCCTGCCTGAACCGAATGCTATACTTCCACGGGAACACGGACGAGTTCGAAGCCAGTGACGTGCTGACCGACGCGTACGGTGCAAATCAGCGCCGACTTCACCACGACCATGATTGA
- a CDS encoding metal ABC transporter substrate-binding protein, with translation MTTLTRRRALEIGTAMITSGAVSGCLGASSGNDTESQTTVRTSFFVLTDFARNVTEDATTVESLVPIGQHGHGWEPSAQVQRDALQSDALVYMGEGFQPWADKMVENVKSERPESTIIEARHDIDLLSPPSHEEKQSKHHEEEGGHNENHGDETDSGTDEGNHDHGTDEEKHNHGTSDPHFWLDPQRAKEAVTTIEDGLSKVDGLSDDVLAENATNYRNQLDELDAKFQSELESRKQGTVLVAGHNAFQYLGERYDFEIHALTGLAPDASPSPADVRRAQKLVEEHGIEHILAPVFESNRAAKQLVSETNAKDHLPVTPIPGVTEEWNKKGWGYIEIMERVNLPSLKTALGVK, from the coding sequence ATGACGACACTCACTCGAAGACGTGCTCTTGAGATCGGAACTGCGATGATCACAAGCGGAGCCGTTTCTGGTTGCCTCGGTGCCTCTTCCGGCAACGATACTGAGAGTCAGACGACGGTTCGAACATCATTTTTTGTTTTGACTGATTTCGCGCGAAATGTCACGGAAGACGCCACGACCGTCGAAAGTTTGGTTCCAATCGGGCAGCACGGCCATGGGTGGGAGCCATCGGCGCAAGTGCAGAGGGACGCACTCCAATCCGACGCCCTCGTCTACATGGGTGAGGGATTTCAGCCGTGGGCCGACAAGATGGTGGAGAACGTGAAATCCGAACGCCCCGAAAGCACCATTATCGAGGCCAGACACGACATCGACCTCCTATCTCCGCCGAGCCATGAAGAAAAACAAAGCAAACACCACGAGGAGGAAGGCGGACACAACGAAAACCACGGGGACGAAACTGACTCCGGAACGGACGAAGGAAACCACGATCATGGGACAGACGAAGAGAAACACAACCATGGGACGAGTGACCCCCACTTTTGGCTCGACCCGCAACGGGCGAAAGAGGCAGTTACAACGATCGAAGACGGTCTTTCGAAAGTAGACGGCCTCTCCGATGATGTGCTCGCCGAAAACGCGACGAACTACCGAAATCAACTGGACGAACTCGATGCAAAATTCCAATCCGAACTCGAATCGAGGAAGCAAGGCACAGTTCTCGTCGCAGGACACAACGCCTTCCAGTATCTCGGCGAGCGATATGACTTCGAAATTCATGCGCTAACTGGACTCGCGCCGGATGCCTCGCCGAGTCCTGCGGACGTTCGACGTGCGCAAAAACTCGTTGAGGAACACGGCATCGAGCACATCCTCGCGCCGGTGTTCGAGTCTAACAGGGCCGCGAAACAACTCGTTTCGGAAACCAACGCAAAAGACCACTTGCCAGTTACGCCAATACCCGGTGTCACCGAGGAATGGAATAAGAAAGGATGGGGCTACATCGAAATCATGGAACGGGTCAATCTCCCCTCTCTGAAAACGGCCCTTGGTGTGAAATGA
- a CDS encoding serine hydrolase: MATTPLSAETTRDVESFVSQWVRDEGVPGVSVAIVDKTDVLYTNGFGARNLETNAPATPETLYGIGSCTKSITTVAILQLAEDGQLTLDDSVDTYLPHLREVNADPITIHELLTHSSGMPSDGSLSALITRLTGRSEQDPNQPLSSDDDFRRHIEGSVDERLTDRDRFFYYNTGYYLLGEVIESVTEQSYAGYIRDRILEPLAMTRSLFSKTDFEAVENRMTPYNREDGTAVEGKLAFDERLYAAGGMISSVTEMANYLQMFLREGTFDNQEILSSESIDSMTKPYATREEYLDEREQGYGYGVAVEAFLDDTLVNHGGMMGTTTAWFGYLADTGIGVVTMCNTAPEKRPSDLGKALLAITQDEPPSAVVPTYMLEQKAEPLLGEYASYHDIRTATVSKNDGGLNISFDDPGWSADHYVYPKRLQSDDYQYSFITDTGKQVPVEFHVDDDGVSMLFQRWQLHKQ; this comes from the coding sequence ATGGCAACTACTCCCCTTTCAGCAGAAACCACCCGCGACGTCGAATCATTTGTAAGTCAGTGGGTTCGTGACGAAGGTGTTCCGGGTGTAAGCGTGGCGATTGTCGACAAGACAGATGTCCTCTATACCAACGGGTTTGGGGCACGGAACCTGGAAACAAATGCACCAGCGACGCCAGAGACGCTCTATGGTATCGGTTCTTGCACGAAATCGATTACCACTGTAGCGATCTTGCAGTTGGCTGAAGACGGACAGCTCACACTCGATGATTCCGTCGATACCTATCTACCCCACCTCCGTGAAGTCAACGCCGACCCAATCACGATTCATGAGCTACTCACACATTCGTCGGGAATGCCCAGTGACGGCAGTCTTTCAGCCCTCATCACACGTCTCACAGGCCGCAGTGAGCAGGATCCAAATCAGCCATTAAGCAGTGATGACGATTTTCGACGACATATCGAGGGATCCGTCGATGAACGACTGACCGATCGTGACCGGTTTTTCTACTATAACACGGGCTATTATCTCCTCGGCGAAGTCATCGAATCAGTCACTGAGCAATCGTATGCAGGGTATATTCGTGATCGGATCCTCGAACCATTGGCGATGACTCGGTCGTTGTTTTCCAAAACGGACTTCGAGGCAGTAGAAAATCGAATGACACCATACAACCGGGAGGATGGAACAGCCGTCGAGGGTAAGCTAGCGTTCGATGAACGACTGTATGCCGCGGGCGGAATGATTAGTTCGGTCACGGAGATGGCGAACTATCTCCAGATGTTCCTTCGGGAAGGAACGTTCGACAATCAAGAGATACTCTCATCGGAATCGATCGACTCGATGACCAAGCCATATGCAACACGTGAGGAATATCTTGACGAGCGTGAACAGGGATACGGGTATGGCGTCGCCGTCGAGGCATTTCTTGACGATACACTGGTAAACCACGGTGGGATGATGGGGACGACGACAGCCTGGTTTGGCTATCTAGCCGACACTGGGATCGGTGTCGTAACGATGTGCAATACCGCTCCCGAGAAACGTCCCTCTGATTTAGGCAAGGCGCTTCTCGCCATTACACAGGATGAACCGCCATCAGCAGTGGTACCAACGTATATGCTTGAGCAGAAAGCAGAACCGTTGCTCGGAGAATATGCATCGTATCATGATATTCGAACGGCAACCGTCTCAAAGAACGATGGCGGCCTCAATATTTCGTTCGACGATCCAGGGTGGTCAGCCGATCACTACGTCTATCCCAAGCGGCTACAATCGGACGACTATCAGTACTCATTTATCACTGACACTGGGAAACAGGTGCCGGTAGAGTTCCACGTAGACGATGACGGAGTGAGTATGCTGTTTCAGCGGTGGCAGCTCCACAAACAGTGA